The genomic interval CTTCAGGATTAGTACCTGTACCATCCTCAAAGCGGCTTTTATAAGAATATGCTGTATTGTTCAATACACCAGACTGTGAACTTACTGTACCTTTTCCATCTTTACCGGTACCTTTCCAGTTGGCGGATGCAGATCTTTTCATGATTAAAGCGTTTGATAGTTTAATGAATAAAGTGAATTGAAGGTGGTTATAGGGCTGAAATTACTATTTCTTTTTTTGTTTAGGAAAGAGTATTCCCTCGTAGAGTTTTCTCTACACACATCCGGACAACAAAAGACCGGATGAAATGTTTCACCCGGTCTACACTATTTCTGGCAATCATCCTCAAAAAAACCTCTTTCTCCACGTCATTGCTTACACTATTTCCATGTCCTTAACTTCTTTGTTCCATGCTATCAGACACCTAACAGCAACGACCTGACGCCAGTATGTTGTATGCTTGTTTACGCTTAACCCTGTTTTACTAACTGTACTCCTGCCTGCAGTTTCACTTCCTCGCTCAGCATAATACCACCAGTTTCAGTTACTGCATTGTATGTAAGCCCGAAATCCTTCCTGTTGATCTTACCTTTGATCTCGAAGCCTGCTTTGGTCTGACCATATGGGTCTTTCTGGATACCATTGTATTCAACTTCCAGTTCAACTGGTTTGGTAACACCACGGATGGTCAGATCGCCGGTTACTTTGTATTCATCGCTACCTTTTTTTGTTACACCGGTAGAAACGAAAGTGATCTTAGGATACTGTGCAGCATGGAAGAAATCTTCTGCCTTCAGGTGCTCATCACGTTGTTCGTTTTTAGTAGAGATGCTGTTTACATCTGCTTCGAATGTGATCTTAGCATCGGTGAAGTCATCATTGTTGCTTTCTACAGTTGCATCGTATGTACCGAAGTACCCTGTCACATTAGAGATCATCAGGTGTCTGATCTTGAATTCTACTTCACTGTGCATTGGGTCGATTTTCCAGATTGCCATAACTTTAAGTGTTTTTAAGTTTAATGTTTTTTTAAGTATGCCTTGTTTGCGTCTGTCTTCCTAAAATATTGATTAGCAATTCATCTCTTCCCCATTACTATGCCATTCTATTTTTATTTTCCCTCTTTCGTCCTTGCTGATATCTCCGTTTCATTAAGACAATACAAAATTACACGTTGCAACAAATGTTTGGAATGGATAGAATGACTTAATAGGTGTACTTTTTTTTATCGCGCGCCCTTTTTACACATTAATGAACACTTGCGCGGGAGGCATCCTTGAATTCTGATGGAGTCTGATTGGTATATTTCTTAAAAAAGCGGCTGAAATAGTGAGGATCGTCAAATCCCAGCTTATATGCTATTTCTTTAGCGGAAAGGTCTGTATTATAAAGATAACGCTGTGCTTCGAGGATCACGCGGTTGCGGATATGCTCTCCTGCGGTGATGCCTGACAGCTGCTTACTGATCTCGTTCAGCAGCACCGGTTTTATATGGAGTATGCCGGCATAATCCGACACGTTCTTCAGGGTTGTATATTTTTCTTCGATCAGGTTCTTAAACTGGAGGAACAAAGAGCTGTTATGGCTGGCATGTTGTTCCGGCGCCGCCAGCATGCTGCTGCCCTTGATACGGGATGCCAGCACCAGGAAATAGCGCAACAGGCCATGAAATGCTGTTTCATAATCGGCAGCCTGTTCATTCACCTCCTTCATCATCATATGTACCACCATCTCAAAATCCTTCTCCTGCCCGGCGTTGAGGGTAATGACGCTACTGAACTGGTTATTGAAGAATAAAGAGGAATTAATGCCCATCAGGGTGGCTGCCTGGTCTTTCAGGCACATAAAAGCGTCCTGGAACGCGATCATATAGCCTTCTACTTTCTCACTGAACTCCATTTTATGCACCTGTCCCGGAGCCAGGAAGAAAAGGGTGTTCTTTTTCACGGCATGGGTCACCGTGTCAATGGTATTGATCAACTGCCCTTTTTTGATCCAATAGATGGTATAGAAGTCGTGCCGGTGAGGAATGCCATTGCTGGCAAAGAACCCATCGCCCAGTTCACACAACCCGGACACCACAAACTTCGGATCTGTCTGTGCGTACCGGGGTAGTGGTACTACTTCTATATGTGCACGTTTGTCGCTCATTCAAATGTACCGGGTACTTCCACTTCCCGGTCTTCAGGCTCAATGTAGTCAATTATAAAGTTATTCCTGCCTTCTCCCACCATAATTCCCAGATATTTCATCT from Chitinophaga filiformis carries:
- a CDS encoding YceI family protein — encoded protein: MAIWKIDPMHSEVEFKIRHLMISNVTGYFGTYDATVESNNDDFTDAKITFEADVNSISTKNEQRDEHLKAEDFFHAAQYPKITFVSTGVTKKGSDEYKVTGDLTIRGVTKPVELEVEYNGIQKDPYGQTKAGFEIKGKINRKDFGLTYNAVTETGGIMLSEEVKLQAGVQLVKQG
- a CDS encoding helix-turn-helix domain-containing protein, translated to MSDKRAHIEVVPLPRYAQTDPKFVVSGLCELGDGFFASNGIPHRHDFYTIYWIKKGQLINTIDTVTHAVKKNTLFFLAPGQVHKMEFSEKVEGYMIAFQDAFMCLKDQAATLMGINSSLFFNNQFSSVITLNAGQEKDFEMVVHMMMKEVNEQAADYETAFHGLLRYFLVLASRIKGSSMLAAPEQHASHNSSLFLQFKNLIEEKYTTLKNVSDYAGILHIKPVLLNEISKQLSGITAGEHIRNRVILEAQRYLYNTDLSAKEIAYKLGFDDPHYFSRFFKKYTNQTPSEFKDASRASVH